One window of Ictalurus punctatus breed USDA103 chromosome 22, Coco_2.0, whole genome shotgun sequence genomic DNA carries:
- the paqr3a gene encoding progestin and adipoQ receptor family member 3a isoform X2, with product MPSAKVLKNTQYIELGSYQYWPVLVPRGIRLYTYEQVPGFLRENPYITDGYRAYLTSRLCIKSLFILSNETVNIWSHLLGFFLFFSLGVYDMVAVLPMVGASREDYVIYSIGLFCFQVCMLCSVGYHLFCCHRSEKTSRRWMALDYAGISIGTLGCYVPGVFYAFYCNNYWRQVYLVMVLAMTLAEFFAQIHPLYLTKKWQKLRSVIFSSVVAYGLIPTIHWIWLSGGFSSEIVQDFIPRVFIMYLLAAVAFIFYISKVPERYFPGTSDYTTMTTHVLHRAVYLRSADAQLAAVLSVHVI from the exons ATGCCTTCGGCGAAGGTGCTGAAGAATACCCAGTACATAGAGCTGGGCAGTTATCAGTACTGGCCTGTCCTTGTGCCCAGAGGCATCCGACTGTACACTTATGAGCAAGTGCCAGGATTTCTGAGGGAAAATCCGTACATCACTGACGGCTATAGAGCTTACCTCACCTCCAGACTGTGTATTAAAAG tCTTTTCATCCTTTCCAACGAGACTGTGAACATCTGGAGTCACCTGCTCGGGTTCTTCCTGTTCTTCTCGCTGGGAGTGTACGACATGGTGGCTGTGCTGCCTATGGTCGGAGCCTCCAGAGAAGATTATGTCATCTATTCTATAGGGCTTTTCTGCTTCCAG GTGTGCATGCTGTGCTCAGTGGGATATCACCTGTTCTGCTGTCATCGCTCGGAAAAAACCAGCCGGCGCTGGATGGCACTGGACTACGCAGGGATATCTATTGGAACGTTGGGCTGCTACGTCCCAGGTGTCTTCTATGCCTTCTACTGCAATAAC TACTGGCGGCAAGTGTATCTGGTTATGGTCCTGGCAATGACACTAGCGGAGTTCTTTGCCCAGATACACCCCCTTTACTTGACTAAGAAGTGGCAGAAGCTGCGCTCAGTCATCTTCTCTTCTGTAGTGGCGTATGGCCTCATCCCAACCATCCACTGGATCTGGCTTAGTGGAGGTTTCAGCTCAGAAATAGTGCAG gacTTTATTCCCAGAGTGTTCATAATGTATTTGCTTGCTGCAGTTGCCTTCATCTTTTATATCTCCAAAGTTCCAGAGCGCTACTTTCCAG GGACATCAGATTACACTACGATGACTACCCACGTATTACACAGGGCTGTTTATCTGAGGTCAGCAGATGCTCAACTGGCTGCGGTGTTGTCTGTCCATGTTATATGA
- the paqr3a gene encoding progestin and adipoQ receptor family member 3a isoform X1 — translation MPSAKVLKNTQYIELGSYQYWPVLVPRGIRLYTYEQVPGFLRENPYITDGYRAYLTSRLCIKSLFILSNETVNIWSHLLGFFLFFSLGVYDMVAVLPMVGASREDYVIYSIGLFCFQVCMLCSVGYHLFCCHRSEKTSRRWMALDYAGISIGTLGCYVPGVFYAFYCNNYWRQVYLVMVLAMTLAEFFAQIHPLYLTKKWQKLRSVIFSSVVAYGLIPTIHWIWLSGGFSSEIVQDFIPRVFIMYLLAAVAFIFYISKVPERYFPGQLNYIGSSHQIWHILVVFMFYWWHQSALFLTNYRHTHPCPDYLQHA, via the exons ATGCCTTCGGCGAAGGTGCTGAAGAATACCCAGTACATAGAGCTGGGCAGTTATCAGTACTGGCCTGTCCTTGTGCCCAGAGGCATCCGACTGTACACTTATGAGCAAGTGCCAGGATTTCTGAGGGAAAATCCGTACATCACTGACGGCTATAGAGCTTACCTCACCTCCAGACTGTGTATTAAAAG tCTTTTCATCCTTTCCAACGAGACTGTGAACATCTGGAGTCACCTGCTCGGGTTCTTCCTGTTCTTCTCGCTGGGAGTGTACGACATGGTGGCTGTGCTGCCTATGGTCGGAGCCTCCAGAGAAGATTATGTCATCTATTCTATAGGGCTTTTCTGCTTCCAG GTGTGCATGCTGTGCTCAGTGGGATATCACCTGTTCTGCTGTCATCGCTCGGAAAAAACCAGCCGGCGCTGGATGGCACTGGACTACGCAGGGATATCTATTGGAACGTTGGGCTGCTACGTCCCAGGTGTCTTCTATGCCTTCTACTGCAATAAC TACTGGCGGCAAGTGTATCTGGTTATGGTCCTGGCAATGACACTAGCGGAGTTCTTTGCCCAGATACACCCCCTTTACTTGACTAAGAAGTGGCAGAAGCTGCGCTCAGTCATCTTCTCTTCTGTAGTGGCGTATGGCCTCATCCCAACCATCCACTGGATCTGGCTTAGTGGAGGTTTCAGCTCAGAAATAGTGCAG gacTTTATTCCCAGAGTGTTCATAATGTATTTGCTTGCTGCAGTTGCCTTCATCTTTTATATCTCCAAAGTTCCAGAGCGCTACTTTCCAG GTCAGCTGAATTACATTGGCTCCAGCCACCAGATTTGGCACATATTGGTGGTATTCATGTTTTACTGGTGGCATCAGTCTGCACTGTTTCTTACTaactacagacacacacacccctgcccTGACTACCTCCAGCATGCTTAG